The Shewanella japonica genome has a window encoding:
- a CDS encoding protein phosphatase CheZ — MQAAISGLIDLEQAKQLVALLEDGQQEQADDVIRDLSAPLQRELFDEVGKLTRQLHSSLNEFQLDTRLAELANNEIPDAKERLNFVIDMTEQAANKTMDAVEECLPLADTIINNIQSVTPMWDKLMRRDIALNEFKALCHDVQHIMSHSEHDSSRLRELLNQILMAQDFQDLTGQMIRRVIDLVREVESSLVSMLTIFGENAADSARVVDENKIEAEGPILNAETREDVVTGQDEVDDLLSSLGF; from the coding sequence ATGCAGGCAGCAATATCGGGGTTAATCGACCTTGAGCAAGCCAAGCAGCTCGTAGCACTACTTGAAGATGGACAACAAGAACAAGCTGATGACGTCATTCGTGACTTATCAGCGCCGCTTCAAAGAGAGTTGTTTGATGAAGTGGGTAAATTGACACGTCAATTACACAGTTCATTAAATGAATTCCAATTAGATACGCGTTTAGCCGAACTTGCCAACAACGAAATACCTGACGCAAAAGAAAGATTGAACTTTGTCATCGATATGACAGAGCAAGCTGCAAATAAAACCATGGATGCAGTTGAAGAATGTTTACCTTTGGCCGATACAATAATAAATAACATTCAATCGGTCACGCCAATGTGGGATAAATTGATGCGTAGAGACATTGCTCTTAATGAGTTTAAGGCTCTGTGTCATGACGTTCAACATATCATGTCTCATAGCGAACATGACTCAAGTCGATTAAGAGAATTGCTCAATCAGATATTGATGGCGCAAGATTTCCAAGACTTAACCGGGCAAATGATCCGTCGTGTTATTGATTTAGTCAGAGAAGTGGAAAGCAGTTTAGTGTCAATGCTAACCATCTTTGGCGAAAATGCAGCTGACTCGGCACGGGTCGTTGATGAAAATAAAATTGAAGCAGAAGGCCCTATCTTGAATGCTGAAACACGTGAAGACGTGGTGACTGGCCAAGATGAAGTGGATGATCTGCTCTCAAGTCTGGGTTTCTAA
- the cheY gene encoding chemotaxis response regulator CheY, whose amino-acid sequence MDKNMKILIVDDFSTMRRIIKNLLRDLGFNNTQEADDGSTALPMLQKSEFDFVVTDWNMPGMQGIDLLKAIRADDSLKHLPVLMVTAEAKREQIIAAAQAGVNGYVVKPFTAATLKEKLDKIFERLA is encoded by the coding sequence TTGGACAAGAATATGAAGATTCTTATTGTTGATGACTTTTCAACAATGAGACGCATCATCAAGAACTTGTTGCGAGACTTGGGGTTTAATAATACCCAAGAAGCAGATGATGGCTCAACCGCCTTACCAATGTTACAAAAAAGCGAATTTGATTTTGTTGTCACTGACTGGAATATGCCAGGCATGCAAGGAATTGATTTGCTAAAGGCTATTCGTGCTGATGATTCATTAAAACATTTACCTGTTTTAATGGTGACCGCAGAAGCAAAACGCGAACAAATTATCGCAGCAGCGCAAGCTGGTGTGAATGGTTATGTTGTTAAACCGTTTACCGCTGCAACGCTAAAAGAAAAACTCGATAAAATCTTTGAGCGTTTAGCATAA
- a CDS encoding chemotaxis protein CheA, with amino-acid sequence MSFDVDEEILQDFLIEAGEILELLQEQLVALENNPDDADLLNAIFRGFHTVKGGAGFLSLGPMVDVCHEAENTFDLLRTGKRQVNAELMDIILQAVDAINSMFEQTQQGQQQDDADPELLEKLKLLSSGEPLPSELAGSATHADHEVEVVEEFIESISEDVVETVEEPAVEAQLDDEISDASGSIDDIDESEFEALLDALHGEGKSPTSQVEPEPAIAPVAESEPAASSDEITDDEFEALLDELHGSSGFNAAPTAKATPAPVEQEPAVDADDITDDEFEKLLDELHGKGSAPAAVKPAATASTSSKPASSSTSSSPSNASQSAADKAQTTQAKAAEPVATPAAKVEKAAPVAKAPAAPKAAVAKKAEPAKAQMPQGETTVRVDTSRLDQIMNMVGELVLVRNRLVSLGISRDDEEMSKALANLDLVTADLQGAVMKTRMQPIKKVFGRFPRVVRDLARTLNKEIDLVMVGEDTDLDKNLVEALADPLVHLVRNSVDHGIEMPITREANGKSRAGTITLSASQEGDHILLKIEDDGAGMDADKLKEIAISRGVLDEDSAARMTDNEAYNLIFAPGFSTKVEISDISGRGVGMDVVKTRITQLNGTVHIDSVKGKGTILEIKVPLTLAIMPTLMVDVAKQVFALPLSSVNEIFHLDLTKTNVVDGQLTVIVRDKAVPLFYLEQWLHRNKTNFTHGDKQQGHVVIVQLGTMQIGFVVDALIGQEEVVIKPLGSMLQGTPGMAGATITSDGGIALILDVPGLLKYYAKNKK; translated from the coding sequence ATGTCTTTTGATGTTGATGAAGAGATACTCCAGGACTTTTTAATTGAAGCTGGTGAAATTTTAGAGCTTCTGCAAGAGCAACTTGTCGCTCTTGAAAATAATCCTGATGATGCTGATTTACTGAATGCTATTTTTAGAGGGTTCCACACTGTTAAAGGTGGTGCTGGATTTTTAAGTTTAGGCCCAATGGTCGATGTGTGTCATGAGGCAGAAAATACCTTTGACTTACTAAGAACGGGCAAGCGCCAAGTAAATGCAGAATTAATGGATATTATTCTGCAAGCAGTTGATGCCATCAACAGCATGTTCGAACAAACTCAACAAGGTCAGCAACAAGATGATGCTGATCCTGAGTTGTTGGAAAAACTCAAATTATTAAGTTCTGGTGAGCCTTTACCATCAGAGCTTGCTGGCAGCGCAACTCATGCCGATCATGAAGTTGAAGTTGTCGAAGAATTTATTGAATCAATTTCTGAAGACGTTGTAGAGACTGTTGAAGAACCTGCAGTTGAAGCACAACTTGATGACGAAATCTCAGATGCGTCAGGCTCTATTGATGATATCGACGAAAGTGAATTCGAAGCTTTACTTGATGCACTTCATGGTGAAGGAAAAAGTCCAACGTCTCAAGTTGAGCCTGAACCTGCAATTGCGCCAGTTGCTGAATCTGAACCAGCTGCCAGCAGCGATGAAATCACCGATGATGAATTTGAAGCGCTATTAGATGAGCTTCATGGTTCAAGTGGTTTTAATGCCGCGCCAACAGCGAAAGCGACTCCTGCGCCAGTTGAACAAGAACCTGCCGTAGATGCCGATGATATTACTGATGACGAATTTGAAAAGTTATTAGATGAGTTGCATGGAAAGGGGTCTGCACCAGCGGCCGTTAAACCTGCAGCAACAGCATCGACATCCTCAAAGCCTGCTTCATCATCAACAAGCTCATCGCCATCAAACGCAAGTCAGTCAGCTGCAGATAAAGCGCAAACTACCCAAGCTAAAGCTGCTGAACCAGTTGCAACTCCTGCAGCTAAAGTAGAGAAAGCTGCTCCGGTTGCAAAAGCGCCAGCAGCGCCTAAAGCAGCTGTGGCTAAGAAGGCAGAGCCTGCAAAAGCGCAAATGCCTCAAGGTGAGACAACTGTTCGCGTAGATACCTCGAGACTCGACCAAATTATGAATATGGTCGGTGAGTTGGTTCTGGTTAGAAATCGATTAGTGAGTTTAGGTATTTCTCGCGATGACGAAGAGATGTCTAAAGCTTTAGCTAACCTCGATCTTGTTACTGCTGACCTTCAAGGCGCAGTGATGAAAACTCGTATGCAACCGATCAAGAAAGTGTTTGGTCGCTTCCCTCGAGTTGTACGTGATTTAGCGAGAACATTAAATAAAGAAATTGATTTAGTCATGGTGGGTGAAGATACCGACCTTGATAAAAACTTGGTTGAAGCATTAGCCGATCCTTTAGTTCACTTGGTGAGAAACTCAGTGGATCATGGTATTGAAATGCCTATCACTCGTGAAGCCAATGGCAAGTCACGTGCAGGTACAATTACCCTGTCGGCAAGCCAAGAAGGTGACCATATTCTTCTTAAAATTGAAGATGATGGCGCTGGAATGGATGCTGATAAGTTAAAAGAAATTGCTATTAGTCGTGGTGTATTGGATGAAGATTCAGCCGCTAGAATGACTGATAATGAAGCTTATAACTTGATTTTCGCACCAGGCTTTTCGACCAAAGTTGAAATTTCAGACATCTCCGGCCGTGGTGTTGGTATGGATGTCGTTAAAACACGTATTACCCAGCTTAACGGAACCGTACATATTGATTCAGTGAAGGGTAAAGGCACCATTTTAGAAATTAAAGTGCCACTGACTTTAGCAATTATGCCAACCTTGATGGTGGATGTGGCTAAACAAGTCTTTGCCTTACCGTTATCAAGTGTTAACGAGATTTTCCATCTCGATCTAACTAAAACAAATGTAGTAGATGGTCAATTAACTGTCATTGTGCGTGATAAAGCGGTACCGCTATTCTATCTAGAGCAATGGTTACATCGAAATAAAACCAACTTTACTCACGGTGATAAGCAGCAAGGCCATGTAGTGATTGTTCAATTAGGGACAATGCAAATTGGTTTTGTCGTTGACGCCTTGATCGGCCAAGAAGAAGTCGTGATTAAACCTCTTGGCAGTATGTTACAAGGTACGCCAGGAATGGCTGGGGCAACAATTACTTCTGATGGTGGTATTGCACTTATTTTAGATGTACCTGGATTGCTGAAATATTACGCCAAGAATAAGAAGTAA
- a CDS encoding chemotaxis protein CheW encodes MTDSRNVAAVATGKEDVVLQWVTFKLDNETYGINVMQVQEVLRYTEIAPVPGAPLYVLGIINLRGNVVTVIDTRSRFGLDSAEVDDSSRIVIIEAEKQVIGILVDSVAEVVYLRRSEIDNAPNVGTEESAKFIQGVSNRDNELLILVDLDKLLSDDEWAEITQL; translated from the coding sequence ATGACAGACTCAAGAAATGTAGCAGCGGTTGCTACGGGTAAAGAAGATGTAGTTTTACAGTGGGTAACATTTAAGTTAGATAATGAAACCTACGGCATTAATGTGATGCAAGTACAAGAGGTGTTACGTTACACTGAAATCGCCCCTGTACCAGGTGCGCCATTATATGTACTGGGTATTATTAATCTTCGTGGTAATGTGGTTACTGTTATTGATACACGCTCGCGCTTTGGCCTTGATTCGGCTGAGGTCGATGACTCGTCTCGTATCGTTATCATTGAAGCTGAAAAACAAGTTATTGGTATTTTAGTGGATAGCGTTGCTGAAGTCGTTTACTTACGCCGCTCTGAAATTGATAATGCACCGAATGTCGGCACTGAAGAAAGTGCTAAATTTATCCAAGGTGTGAGCAACCGTGACAATGAGTTACTTATTTTAGTCGACTTAGATAAATTATTATCGGATGATGAGTGGGCTGAAATCACTCAGTTATAG
- a CDS encoding MlaA family lipoprotein produces MKYKWMLLSLMLGNSVFLAHAEEASTNAPQSTVKPAVEVIYNDPRDPIEGFNRAMWDFNYLVLDRHLFRPIAHGYNDYLPLPVKSGVNNFVRNFEEPSSLVNNALQGKWGWAANAGGRFTVNTTLGLFGIIDVADMMGMVRKQDQFNEVLGYYGVPNGPYFMAPFFGPYVTRELASDWVDGLYFPLSEFLLWQSILKWGLKNLDSRAAAIDQERLLDNALDPYTFVKEAYFQYMDYKVYDGNVPSKQDDDELLEEYLLELE; encoded by the coding sequence ATGAAGTATAAATGGATGTTACTTTCTTTGATGTTGGGTAATTCGGTTTTTTTAGCGCACGCTGAAGAAGCTTCAACCAATGCACCTCAATCAACCGTAAAACCAGCAGTTGAAGTTATTTATAACGACCCAAGAGACCCCATTGAAGGTTTTAACCGTGCAATGTGGGACTTTAATTACTTGGTGCTAGACAGGCATTTATTTCGCCCCATAGCCCACGGCTACAACGACTATTTACCCTTACCCGTTAAATCAGGTGTCAATAACTTTGTACGTAACTTTGAAGAGCCAAGTTCACTTGTGAATAATGCATTACAAGGAAAATGGGGTTGGGCTGCCAATGCTGGTGGCCGCTTCACAGTTAATACCACCTTAGGTTTATTCGGCATCATTGATGTTGCTGACATGATGGGGATGGTAAGAAAACAAGATCAATTTAACGAAGTTTTGGGCTATTACGGTGTACCAAATGGGCCTTATTTTATGGCGCCTTTTTTTGGTCCCTATGTGACAAGGGAACTCGCCTCAGATTGGGTTGATGGTCTATACTTTCCTTTATCAGAGTTCTTGTTATGGCAGTCCATTTTGAAATGGGGTTTAAAAAACCTTGATTCTCGTGCTGCTGCTATTGATCAAGAACGCTTATTGGATAATGCGCTTGATCCATATACCTTTGTAAAAGAAGCCTATTTTCAGTATATGGATTATAAAGTTTATGACGGCAATGTGCCTTCAAAACAAGACGATGACGAGTTACTCGAAGAATACCTATTAGAGCTCGAGTAA
- a CDS encoding protein-glutamate methylesterase/protein-glutamine glutaminase, which translates to MATKVLVVDDSSFFRRRVSEIVNQDPDLEVVGVAVNGKEAIEMTEKLKPQVITMDIEMPVMDGITAVRHIMASNPTPILMFSSLTHDGAQATLDALDAGALDFLPKRFEDIASNKDDAIKLLQQRVKALGRRRLYKPIARANATTRPLTSHSTGKPTSSLTSLRSKTSGASEQPVNAASVSSIRASGKKYKALLIGTSTGGPVALQKILTSFPASYPHPILLIQHMPAAFTPAFASRLNSLCKIDVKEAQTGDTLKPGCAYLAPGGMQLMIEKAGALGRLKVIAGNADMNYKPSVDITFASASKAFGSDVMAVVLTGMGADGREGARMLKAAGATIWAQDEASCVVYGMPQAVTSAGISSHSIALDNMAEAIMKETARG; encoded by the coding sequence ATGGCTACCAAAGTATTAGTTGTAGATGACTCAAGTTTCTTTAGACGACGGGTCAGTGAGATTGTTAATCAAGATCCTGACCTAGAAGTTGTTGGTGTTGCAGTTAATGGCAAAGAAGCCATTGAGATGACTGAGAAGCTTAAGCCTCAAGTGATTACTATGGATATTGAAATGCCTGTTATGGACGGTATTACTGCCGTGCGCCATATCATGGCTTCGAATCCAACACCGATCTTAATGTTTTCATCATTAACCCATGATGGTGCGCAGGCGACGCTTGATGCATTAGATGCGGGTGCATTAGACTTTTTACCTAAACGATTTGAAGATATCGCATCTAATAAAGATGATGCGATTAAGCTACTACAACAAAGGGTAAAAGCGTTAGGTCGTAGAAGACTGTATAAACCTATAGCTCGTGCCAATGCGACTACTCGTCCGTTGACTAGTCATTCAACAGGCAAGCCTACTAGTTCGCTGACATCACTGCGTTCAAAAACGAGTGGAGCTAGCGAACAACCAGTTAATGCCGCATCTGTGTCATCCATTCGAGCAAGTGGTAAAAAATATAAAGCATTGCTAATTGGCACATCGACAGGTGGTCCAGTCGCACTGCAGAAAATTTTGACCTCATTTCCAGCTAGTTATCCTCATCCAATATTGCTAATTCAACATATGCCTGCTGCTTTTACTCCAGCATTTGCCAGTCGACTTAATAGCTTATGTAAAATTGACGTGAAAGAAGCACAAACTGGCGATACCTTGAAACCCGGTTGTGCGTATTTAGCGCCAGGTGGCATGCAATTGATGATAGAAAAAGCGGGGGCGCTAGGGCGATTAAAAGTGATTGCAGGTAATGCTGACATGAACTACAAACCCAGTGTCGATATTACCTTTGCTTCTGCTTCAAAAGCATTTGGCAGCGATGTTATGGCCGTTGTGCTAACAGGAATGGGAGCAGATGGCCGTGAAGGTGCTAGAATGTTAAAGGCCGCTGGTGCCACTATTTGGGCGCAAGATGAGGCGAGTTGTGTTGTTTATGGCATGCCTCAAGCCGTTACATCAGCGGGAATATCATCACACTCTATAGCCTTAGATAATATGGCTGAAGCGATTATGAAAGAGACAGCTCGTGGCTAA
- a CDS encoding chemotaxis protein CheW yields MSKSVDETVFDFFSVLLQEALEEPAGLADSETPLSNSTTAKTDNATNSIAATKKTIDTHEASVNEKTAANPRDINSVDFKKKHSKVVHKPVAPIDDVPQLNEARVAGTSQQSKAFAEPPVDKAALSKLLSAVSKHAEPAVSATIKKQGVVEPTLEKAQENLAADIKQPSSSKVQDDIKLKAQLLREKLSQASPETQANSLDKKIDTSGASVSKVSEKTADISLKKNHSREDTLDSKRESSPALQTGATPPSVTQNLQEVLDNEFQVLFFNVAGLTLAVPLVSLGGIVKIEHISHLIGRPDWFLGVQTRREQKVNVVDSCRWVMPEKYTKELAESVDYQYLVMLEDSDWGLACESLVNAVKIDKSQVNWREKPGKRPWLAGVVKEQMCGILNVQALIEMLDAGLGCQDSID; encoded by the coding sequence ATGTCAAAATCGGTTGACGAAACTGTTTTTGATTTTTTTTCTGTTTTATTACAAGAAGCTCTAGAAGAGCCGGCAGGCTTAGCTGACTCCGAAACTCCCTTATCTAATTCAACAACTGCTAAAACAGACAATGCAACTAACTCCATTGCCGCAACGAAAAAGACTATTGATACTCACGAGGCATCAGTAAATGAAAAAACAGCAGCTAACCCTCGAGATATCAATTCAGTAGATTTCAAGAAAAAGCACAGCAAAGTGGTACACAAGCCTGTCGCTCCAATTGACGATGTTCCGCAGCTCAACGAGGCTAGGGTTGCTGGCACATCACAACAGAGCAAAGCGTTTGCTGAACCTCCAGTTGATAAAGCGGCTTTATCTAAATTACTTTCAGCCGTGTCGAAACATGCTGAACCAGCCGTTAGTGCAACGATTAAGAAGCAAGGTGTTGTCGAGCCAACATTAGAAAAAGCACAAGAAAATCTTGCTGCGGATATTAAACAACCTTCAAGTAGCAAGGTTCAAGATGATATTAAATTAAAAGCACAGTTATTGAGGGAAAAGCTTAGCCAAGCAAGCCCAGAAACTCAGGCAAACAGCCTAGATAAAAAAATTGACACTTCTGGCGCATCTGTCAGTAAAGTATCTGAAAAAACTGCCGATATATCATTAAAGAAAAACCATTCAAGGGAAGACACCCTTGATAGTAAACGAGAGTCATCTCCTGCTTTACAAACTGGAGCAACACCACCAAGTGTCACTCAAAACTTGCAAGAAGTGCTTGATAATGAGTTTCAGGTACTGTTTTTTAATGTTGCAGGGCTGACACTTGCTGTGCCATTGGTAAGTCTAGGTGGTATTGTTAAAATAGAGCATATTAGTCATCTAATAGGTCGCCCGGATTGGTTTTTAGGAGTACAAACACGCAGGGAGCAAAAAGTTAACGTAGTGGATAGTTGCCGCTGGGTTATGCCAGAGAAATACACTAAAGAATTGGCTGAAAGCGTAGATTATCAGTATTTAGTAATGCTAGAAGACAGTGATTGGGGCTTGGCTTGTGAGTCATTAGTTAACGCTGTAAAAATAGATAAATCACAAGTTAATTGGCGTGAAAAACCTGGTAAGCGTCCGTGGCTTGCTGGTGTGGTAAAAGAACAAATGTGTGGCATTTTAAACGTGCAAGCGCTTATTGAAATGCTAGATGCAGGATTAGGTTGTCAAGATTCGATTGACTGA
- a CDS encoding EscU/YscU/HrcU family type III secretion system export apparatus switch protein: MSKIKKAVALSFDGKEAPKVTATGKDLVAQEIIALAEATGVYIHQDEHLSEFLQLLELGEEVPKELYTLIAELIAFVYMLDGKFPEQWNNLHQRILDKA, from the coding sequence ATGAGTAAGATTAAGAAAGCGGTTGCGTTGAGCTTTGATGGAAAAGAAGCGCCAAAAGTAACAGCAACAGGCAAGGATTTAGTCGCGCAAGAAATCATTGCTTTAGCAGAAGCAACGGGGGTTTATATCCATCAGGATGAGCATTTAAGTGAGTTTTTACAATTGCTAGAGCTAGGTGAAGAAGTTCCCAAAGAGCTCTACACGCTAATCGCAGAGCTCATTGCATTTGTCTATATGCTAGATGGTAAATTTCCTGAGCAATGGAACAACCTTCATCAAAGGATCCTAGATAAAGCCTAA
- a CDS encoding membrane anchored protein in chemotaxis locus, which produces MSTQHMLVVFLLVIGVIALGALYFDLAKENRQLTKQVEELKASQVLLMVPDEQAADIANWLAKYPDQTKALAARAADGEGITMTFGPGSDAVSSQPAANTNAEQQFSNSVISNGVVTENAQGVKVITLPHGGIRVTTREAEPSNSNNKQ; this is translated from the coding sequence ATGTCGACCCAGCACATGCTTGTCGTGTTTTTGTTGGTTATTGGAGTGATTGCACTTGGTGCACTTTATTTTGATCTTGCTAAAGAAAATCGACAATTAACAAAACAAGTAGAAGAGCTTAAAGCATCACAAGTATTATTGATGGTACCCGATGAGCAGGCTGCAGATATTGCCAATTGGTTAGCGAAATACCCTGATCAAACTAAAGCTTTGGCGGCAAGAGCGGCTGATGGAGAAGGAATAACAATGACGTTTGGCCCAGGGAGTGATGCGGTTTCATCACAGCCCGCGGCAAACACTAATGCTGAGCAGCAATTTTCAAACTCAGTCATTTCAAACGGAGTTGTAACTGAAAATGCACAAGGTGTGAAAGTGATTACCTTACCCCATGGGGGGATCAGAGTTACCACGCGTGAGGCTGAGCCTAGTAATAGCAATAACAAACAATAA
- a CDS encoding response regulator yields MALTDVAVLLVEDDSVFRQLLADFLVQQGAVVFEAADGNEGVSEFQAHTVDIVIADLSMPKLDGLGMLKQIIKINPAVPSIVISGNNVMADVVEALRYGASDYLVKPLADFSIIEQAILQAISPQNTQLEHLDFNDSDAVINSAANMSQDLSYQELTDNFSLLEHNSEAAKSVQQQLFPASNVCYPSAKIHYSLCKNSDVSAYFIDSTMVGDNHLMMYMAHFHPEDNRAAFGCVLLRSFVNQKLKLFRNGLSTTLIEPFNMLSYLNDRMVNSGINLFVDIVYVCIDLSNFRVAIGQAGSGLRCYLRNNNGLAPLAMSESLQLGTVEWNKPSMQFRTLMPEEKICIASNISQHRNKLLNNEFDGLYYDETVPAGGFIELAVN; encoded by the coding sequence ATGGCATTAACAGATGTCGCTGTGCTGTTAGTTGAAGATGATTCAGTTTTTAGGCAATTGTTGGCCGATTTTTTAGTCCAGCAAGGTGCCGTTGTATTCGAAGCCGCAGATGGTAACGAAGGTGTCAGTGAGTTTCAGGCTCATACTGTTGATATTGTGATTGCAGACTTGAGTATGCCTAAACTCGATGGGTTAGGGATGCTCAAGCAAATTATTAAAATTAATCCAGCAGTGCCTTCAATTGTCATTTCTGGAAACAATGTCATGGCCGATGTTGTTGAGGCTTTGCGATATGGCGCCAGTGATTATTTGGTTAAACCTTTGGCTGATTTTAGTATTATCGAACAAGCCATCTTGCAAGCTATTTCCCCACAAAACACGCAATTAGAACATCTCGATTTTAATGATAGTGACGCGGTGATTAATTCAGCGGCAAACATGAGTCAGGATTTATCCTACCAAGAGTTAACCGATAATTTCAGTTTGCTTGAACATAATTCAGAAGCGGCTAAAAGTGTTCAGCAGCAATTATTTCCTGCATCAAATGTGTGTTATCCATCAGCTAAAATTCATTATAGCCTCTGCAAAAATAGTGATGTCAGTGCCTACTTTATTGACTCAACGATGGTGGGTGACAATCACTTAATGATGTATATGGCTCATTTCCATCCCGAGGATAATCGTGCTGCATTTGGCTGCGTACTATTAAGAAGTTTCGTAAATCAAAAACTAAAGTTATTTAGAAATGGATTGAGCACCACACTCATTGAGCCGTTTAATATGTTGAGCTACCTAAATGACCGTATGGTTAATTCTGGCATTAATTTATTTGTAGATATTGTTTATGTCTGCATTGATTTAAGTAACTTTAGAGTGGCAATAGGGCAGGCTGGTAGCGGTTTACGCTGTTATTTACGTAATAATAATGGGCTTGCGCCATTGGCAATGTCTGAATCGTTACAGCTGGGAACTGTTGAATGGAATAAACCAAGTATGCAGTTTAGAACGTTAATGCCTGAAGAAAAAATTTGTATCGCCAGTAATATTAGTCAGCATCGTAATAAACTTTTGAATAATGAATTTGACGGATTATATTATGATGAAACTGTTCCTGCTGGTGGTTTTATTGAGTTAGCGGTTAACTAG
- a CDS encoding DUF2802 domain-containing protein, producing MSQELLILIVIIVVAGAIFWTVFSKKTAKLQSKVDALTLLVKENDRQRESVKRELQELRSGTIGVGKRVLELEQKIAKQSDMIEEASQQDPQSKLYSRALKMVGLGAGVQELMEECELPKAEAELIIRLHKK from the coding sequence ATGTCACAAGAGTTGCTGATTCTTATCGTTATTATTGTTGTTGCAGGGGCAATTTTTTGGACTGTGTTTAGTAAAAAAACAGCTAAGCTGCAAAGCAAAGTTGATGCACTTACCTTGTTAGTTAAAGAAAATGATCGACAGCGCGAGTCGGTCAAGCGCGAGCTGCAAGAGCTAAGAAGTGGCACTATAGGGGTAGGTAAAAGAGTATTAGAACTCGAGCAAAAGATTGCTAAACAATCAGATATGATTGAAGAGGCCAGTCAGCAAGATCCCCAGTCTAAGTTATATTCTCGCGCATTAAAAATGGTGGGGTTAGGCGCTGGGGTACAAGAATTAATGGAAGAATGTGAATTACCGAAAGCCGAAGCTGAACTTATCATTCGTTTACATAAAAAATAG
- a CDS encoding ParA family protein, which produces MKVWTIANQKGGVGKTTTVASLAGALVKRGQKVLMIDTDPHASLGYYLGIDSEEIPSSLYDIFLSHKTLTLESVEKHIVPTSIDGLDIIPASMALATLDRALGHQEGVGLVLRNVTSLLADKYDVAIIDCPPILGVLMVNALAASQHIVIPVQTEFLAIKGLERMVKTMGLMGRSKKTTYSFTILPTMFDRRTKASPIALQSLEEKYPDTLWPDVIPVDTKFRDASLAHVPASHYSPSSRGMKAYNRLLDFLLAKEFKHVKIG; this is translated from the coding sequence TTGAAAGTATGGACAATTGCTAATCAAAAGGGTGGTGTCGGCAAAACCACAACGGTGGCAAGTTTAGCGGGTGCGTTAGTAAAACGTGGCCAAAAAGTGCTTATGATTGACACGGATCCTCATGCTTCATTGGGTTACTATCTCGGCATTGATTCAGAAGAAATCCCAAGCTCACTATATGATATTTTCCTTTCACATAAGACCCTTACTCTTGAAAGTGTTGAAAAGCATATCGTCCCCACATCCATAGATGGATTGGATATTATTCCTGCTTCAATGGCCCTTGCTACCCTAGATAGAGCGCTCGGTCATCAAGAGGGGGTGGGGTTAGTACTTAGAAATGTGACCTCGTTACTTGCAGATAAATACGATGTGGCTATCATCGACTGTCCACCTATTTTAGGGGTGTTGATGGTCAATGCATTGGCTGCGAGCCAGCATATCGTTATTCCTGTGCAAACAGAATTTCTGGCGATTAAAGGCTTAGAACGTATGGTTAAAACAATGGGGTTAATGGGGCGTTCTAAAAAAACGACCTATAGTTTTACCATTTTACCTACCATGTTCGATAGAAGAACCAAAGCATCACCTATTGCATTGCAGTCGTTAGAGGAAAAATATCCTGATACCTTGTGGCCAGATGTTATTCCTGTCGATACTAAGTTTAGAGATGCGAGTCTTGCGCATGTCCCTGCTTCTCACTATTCCCCGAGCAGCCGAGGTATGAAAGCTTATAATCGACTATTAGATTTTTTGCTCGCCAAGGAGTTTAAGCATGTCAAAATCGGTTGA